CACATCTTCCAGGCCATGAACGTGGCGGACATCTCGCCGATGTGAATGGGGATGATCGGGGTCACACTGGGTTCCGTGTTGTACCCCATGGCTTGCAAGCCGGAGCGCATGCGGTTCGTGACTTCCCAGAGACGTTCGTTGTGTTCGGGTTCGTTCTCCATGATTTCCAAAGCTGCCAATACCG
Above is a window of Anaerolineales bacterium DNA encoding:
- a CDS encoding aminotransferase class I/II-fold pyridoxal phosphate-dependent enzyme, with the protein product VLAALEIMENEPEHNERLWEVTNRMRSGLQAMGYNTEPSVTPIIPIHIGEMSATFMAWKMCFEAGLYTNAVISPAVPPDQCMLRTSYMATHTDEQIDRALNILGEVGHELGLID